From the Streptomyces camelliae genome, one window contains:
- a CDS encoding ABC transporter permease — translation MTIPEAERGEVSQLKVIHSEWIKLRSLRSTLFTLLAAVVAMIGLGYLFSYFTADRWSHLPADERLNFDPTLTSLRGFFLAQLAVGVLGVLVVSGEYATGMIRASLSAVPRRLPVLWAKALVFGAVTWVLMTIAALIAFLIGQAVLSGHHLGTSLGSPGVLRAVLGAGLYLTVLGLIGVALGALIRNTAGGIATLFGVLLVLPVLAEALPSSWFDAINKYLPSTAGQGLIRVHQAAHTLSPWAGFAVFCLYAVITLAGAAVALKRRDA, via the coding sequence ATGACGATCCCCGAGGCGGAGCGCGGCGAGGTCAGCCAGCTGAAGGTGATCCACTCCGAGTGGATCAAGCTGCGGTCGCTGCGGTCGACGCTGTTCACGCTGCTGGCCGCGGTGGTCGCGATGATCGGCCTGGGTTACCTGTTCAGTTACTTCACCGCCGACCGCTGGTCTCATCTGCCGGCCGACGAGCGGCTGAACTTCGATCCGACGCTGACGAGTCTGCGTGGCTTCTTCCTGGCCCAGCTCGCCGTCGGCGTCCTGGGCGTCCTGGTGGTCAGCGGCGAGTACGCCACCGGGATGATCCGGGCCTCGCTGTCCGCGGTGCCGCGCCGACTGCCCGTGCTGTGGGCCAAGGCCCTGGTGTTCGGCGCCGTGACGTGGGTGCTGATGACGATTGCCGCGCTGATCGCCTTCCTCATCGGGCAGGCAGTGCTGTCCGGCCACCATCTCGGGACGTCCCTCGGCTCGCCGGGCGTACTGCGCGCGGTGCTCGGCGCCGGTCTGTATCTGACGGTCCTGGGCCTGATCGGGGTGGCGCTGGGCGCGCTGATCCGCAACACCGCGGGCGGCATCGCCACCCTGTTCGGTGTGCTGCTGGTGCTTCCGGTGCTCGCCGAGGCGCTGCCGTCCTCCTGGTTCGACGCGATCAACAAGTACCTGCCGAGCACTGCGGGCCAGGGCCTCATCCGCGTCCACCAGGCGGCACATACGCTGTCACCATGGGCCGGTTTCGCAGTGTTCTGCCTGTACGCGGTCATCACGCTGGCTGGAGCGGCGGTGGCGCTGAAGCGGCGGGACGCCTGA
- a CDS encoding ABC transporter ATP-binding protein, with amino-acid sequence MIEAHSLTKRYGERTAVEDLSFTVRPGAVTGFLGPNGAGKSTTMRMLLGLDAPTSGRAVVNGKSYADHRAPLHEVGAMLEARAIHTGRSARNHLLALAATHGISVRRVDEVIDLVGLHAVAKKRVGGFSLGMGQRLGIASALLGDPATVILDEPVNGLDPEGILWIRNLLKGLAAEGRTVLVSSHLMSEMALTAEHLIVIGRGRLIADTSVAEFTARAAGDLVRVRTNEAEKLRELLAGPDVTVSSQEPGVLLVTGITSEWIGRVAAEEGIALAELTPQQASLEEAFMELTRDAVEYQAPAAQGVGAGTEGRAA; translated from the coding sequence ATGATCGAGGCCCACTCCCTCACCAAACGCTACGGTGAGCGCACCGCCGTGGAAGATCTCAGCTTCACCGTGCGGCCCGGCGCCGTCACCGGCTTCCTCGGACCGAACGGGGCCGGCAAGTCCACCACGATGCGGATGCTCCTGGGCCTGGACGCGCCCACCTCGGGCCGTGCCGTGGTCAACGGCAAGAGCTACGCCGACCACCGGGCGCCCCTGCACGAGGTGGGGGCCATGCTGGAGGCCCGTGCCATCCACACCGGGCGCAGTGCCCGCAACCATCTGCTGGCACTCGCCGCCACCCACGGGATCTCGGTGCGTCGCGTGGACGAGGTGATCGACCTCGTCGGGCTGCACGCGGTGGCGAAGAAGCGCGTCGGCGGCTTCTCGCTGGGCATGGGACAGCGGCTCGGCATCGCCAGCGCACTCCTCGGCGACCCGGCCACGGTGATCCTCGACGAGCCGGTCAACGGCCTGGACCCCGAGGGCATCCTGTGGATCCGCAACCTGCTGAAGGGACTGGCCGCCGAGGGGCGTACGGTCCTGGTCTCCTCGCACCTCATGTCGGAGATGGCTCTGACCGCCGAGCACCTGATCGTCATCGGGCGCGGGCGGCTGATCGCGGACACGTCGGTCGCGGAGTTCACCGCGCGGGCCGCCGGGGACCTGGTGCGGGTACGGACCAACGAGGCGGAGAAGCTGCGCGAGCTGCTCGCGGGCCCGGACGTGACCGTCTCCTCCCAGGAGCCGGGTGTGCTGCTGGTGACCGGCATCACCAGCGAGTGGATCGGGCGGGTTGCGGCCGAGGAGGGCATCGCCCTGGCCGAACTGACGCCGCAGCAGGCGTCGTTGGAGGAGGCGTTCATGGAGCTGACCCGGGACGCCGTGGAGTATCAGGCACCCGCGGCGCAGGGCGTCGGCGCGGGCACGGAAGGGCGTGCGGCATGA
- a CDS encoding multicopper oxidase family protein produces MIHRRTVLKTGAALTGALGGAGLLVPAAAGPAQAADLDPTTVPQFEQAMPVPEVLQPVCDLGLTSYYDMTLQEADAEILPGRLTRVRTFNGSFPGPVIQAVSGRRVVVRQTNQLSVPTSIHLHGGHVPQSSDGSPMDLIAPGGGSKIYTYPNHQPHANLWFHDHAHHQESETVYRGLTGFYLLTDHVEQNLNLPSGAYDVPIALRDARFDDSAQLVYEMGDFRKRQVLLANGKAWPYFEVAARKYRFRLFNTSNMRFYLLQLSDGSAFQQIGSDGGLLAKPLDVTSVFLAPGERADIVIDFSRYAAGTRLILSNAGGLLPGDPADQVGRVLQFRVTGPAEDTSSVPSTLRTLPALGSATVNRDFVLSMDETGKTMDAFINGKTYDMNRIDTEIEYGATEIWTVRNANVYTPHNFHIHLVQFRVLERDGKPVTSGPESGLKDTVTLKPGETVKLQATFTGYEGTYVYHCHMIDHAAMGMMGNFRVSKTATTGRSGPGRHRSPRR; encoded by the coding sequence ATGATCCACCGCAGAACCGTCCTCAAGACGGGGGCAGCTCTGACCGGCGCCCTCGGTGGTGCGGGCCTGCTGGTGCCCGCCGCGGCCGGCCCCGCCCAGGCCGCCGACCTGGACCCGACGACCGTCCCGCAGTTCGAGCAGGCGATGCCGGTGCCCGAGGTGCTGCAGCCGGTGTGCGACCTGGGCCTGACCAGCTACTACGACATGACCCTGCAGGAGGCGGACGCGGAGATCCTGCCCGGCAGGCTGACCCGGGTCCGTACCTTCAACGGCAGCTTCCCCGGTCCCGTCATCCAGGCGGTCTCCGGCCGGCGCGTCGTGGTCCGGCAGACCAACCAGCTGAGCGTGCCCACCTCGATCCACCTGCACGGCGGCCACGTGCCGCAGAGCAGCGACGGCTCCCCCATGGACCTCATCGCGCCGGGCGGCGGGTCGAAGATCTACACGTACCCGAACCACCAGCCGCACGCGAACCTGTGGTTCCACGACCACGCCCACCACCAGGAGTCGGAGACCGTCTACCGCGGACTGACCGGCTTCTATCTGCTCACCGACCACGTGGAGCAGAACCTGAATCTGCCCTCGGGCGCGTACGACGTGCCGATCGCGCTGCGCGACGCCCGCTTCGACGACAGCGCCCAGCTCGTGTACGAGATGGGCGACTTCAGGAAGCGCCAGGTGCTGCTCGCCAACGGCAAGGCCTGGCCGTACTTCGAGGTCGCCGCCCGCAAGTACCGCTTCCGGCTGTTCAACACGTCCAACATGCGGTTCTACCTGCTGCAGCTGTCCGACGGCTCGGCCTTCCAGCAGATCGGCTCCGACGGCGGGCTGCTGGCGAAGCCGCTCGATGTGACGTCGGTGTTTCTCGCCCCCGGTGAGCGTGCCGACATCGTCATCGACTTCTCCCGGTACGCCGCCGGCACCAGGCTGATCCTCAGCAACGCCGGCGGGCTGCTGCCCGGCGACCCCGCCGACCAGGTCGGCAGGGTGCTGCAGTTCCGCGTCACCGGTCCCGCCGAGGACACCAGCAGCGTGCCCTCGACCCTGCGCACGCTGCCCGCGCTGGGCAGCGCCACGGTCAACCGCGACTTCGTGCTGAGCATGGACGAGACCGGCAAGACCATGGACGCGTTCATCAACGGCAAGACGTACGACATGAACCGGATCGACACCGAGATCGAGTACGGGGCCACGGAGATCTGGACCGTGCGCAACGCCAACGTCTACACGCCGCACAACTTCCATATCCACCTTGTGCAGTTCCGCGTGCTGGAGCGCGACGGCAAGCCTGTCACCTCCGGACCGGAGAGCGGGCTGAAGGACACCGTGACCCTCAAGCCCGGGGAGACGGTCAAACTGCAGGCGACCTTCACGGGCTACGAGGGCACATACGTGTACCACTGCCACATGATCGACCATGCGGCGATGGGCATGATGGGCAACTTCCGTGTCAGCAAGACCGCCACCACAGGCCGGAGCGGCCCCGGCCGGCACCGCTCCCCCCGCCGGTGA
- a CDS encoding NAD(P)H-binding protein, translating into MTILVTGATGNVGRKVVELLLAAGAPVRATSRNPQTAELPAGVDVRAGDLDDPGSFGDALSGVKKLFLFPNPSGVAGFLDLARASGVQHVVLLSSAAVIEPQGTPNPIGLMHLMVEQAVEHSGIARTVLRPGSFASNALQWAPAIRESGEVHVPYAESTVSPIHERDIAAVAVQALLSDGHEGATYELTGPESMTLRRQVELIAAAIGRPVTVVDLAGDAARAQLEEQYGAFGVPGLVDSVLATYAASVGTAAPVTDTVARITGRAPAAFADWAVEHRPAFTAA; encoded by the coding sequence ATGACCATTCTGGTGACCGGCGCGACCGGCAACGTCGGCCGCAAGGTCGTCGAGTTGCTGCTCGCGGCCGGTGCCCCGGTGCGGGCCACCTCCCGGAACCCGCAGACCGCCGAACTGCCCGCGGGCGTCGACGTGCGCGCCGGGGACCTGGACGACCCCGGTTCGTTCGGGGACGCGCTGTCCGGAGTGAAGAAGCTCTTCCTGTTCCCCAACCCGTCCGGCGTCGCCGGGTTCCTGGACCTCGCCAGGGCGTCCGGGGTCCAGCACGTGGTGCTGCTGTCGTCCGCCGCGGTGATCGAGCCGCAGGGGACCCCCAATCCCATCGGGCTCATGCACCTGATGGTCGAACAGGCGGTGGAGCACAGCGGTATCGCCCGGACGGTGCTGCGGCCCGGTTCGTTCGCGAGCAACGCGCTGCAATGGGCTCCCGCGATCCGCGAGAGCGGTGAGGTCCACGTCCCGTACGCCGAGAGCACGGTCTCCCCGATCCACGAGCGCGACATCGCGGCGGTCGCCGTCCAGGCCCTGCTGTCCGACGGCCACGAGGGCGCGACGTACGAGCTCACCGGCCCGGAGTCGATGACACTGCGCCGGCAGGTCGAGCTGATCGCGGCGGCGATCGGGCGGCCGGTCACCGTCGTCGACCTGGCCGGCGACGCCGCCCGGGCCCAACTGGAGGAGCAGTACGGCGCGTTCGGGGTGCCCGGCCTCGTCGACTCCGTCCTCGCCACGTACGCCGCCTCGGTCGGCACCGCCGCCCCGGTGACGGACACGGTCGCCCGGATCACCGGCCGAGCGCCGGCGGCCTTCGCCGACTGGGCCGTGGAACATCGTCCGGCGTTCACCGCCGCCTGA
- a CDS encoding FAD-dependent oxidoreductase translates to MDADVIVVGAGPTGLTLAHELALAGARVALLDKSPGRTGESRALNLHPRTAEMLALRGMLDGAEEQARTRLETTHFAHMPVPLTLDGWNSRYPYQVAIPQAEVEKVLEEHLAALGVRVQWDSEVTGIEQDDERVRVQAGGKWIEARYLAGCDGGRSYVRKELGVEFPGLDARWFGTVSDVVLGATGEGIATTWDTKGSPRMRPDGSFANIFPIGKESDNVYRIFYSVADQVIEDQRAKVPEDEVIAVIQEFYGSDTEVKEVRWGSRFSDASRLAEHYRVGRAFLAGDAAHVHLPLGGQGLNTGVQDAMNLGWKLAAEIAGRAPEGLLDTYHGERHPVGAAVLTNTRAQVALGQKGIEHEALREIFAQLIKLPEANRLLGGAISGLSIRYDLGGDEPVGARLADFTLPDGRWASELFHQGHGVLLTTRTELVAEAAPWTGRVDAVEVPELPGLAVEAVLVRPDGYICWAPGTPLTEALHRWFGTPRM, encoded by the coding sequence ATGGACGCTGACGTGATCGTGGTGGGCGCCGGACCCACCGGTCTGACGCTGGCCCATGAACTGGCCCTCGCCGGCGCGCGCGTGGCCCTGCTCGACAAGAGCCCCGGCCGGACCGGCGAGAGCCGCGCCCTGAATCTCCACCCCCGCACCGCGGAGATGCTGGCCCTGCGCGGCATGCTCGACGGCGCGGAGGAGCAGGCCAGGACCCGGCTGGAGACCACCCACTTCGCGCACATGCCCGTCCCGCTGACGCTGGACGGCTGGAACTCCCGCTACCCGTACCAGGTCGCCATTCCGCAGGCCGAGGTCGAGAAGGTGCTGGAGGAACACCTCGCCGCCCTCGGGGTGCGGGTCCAATGGGACTCGGAGGTCACCGGCATCGAGCAGGACGACGAACGGGTCCGCGTCCAGGCCGGAGGCAAGTGGATCGAGGCACGCTATCTGGCGGGCTGCGACGGCGGCCGCAGCTACGTCCGCAAGGAACTCGGGGTCGAGTTCCCCGGGCTGGACGCGCGGTGGTTCGGCACCGTCTCCGACGTCGTGCTGGGTGCCACCGGCGAGGGGATCGCGACGACCTGGGACACCAAGGGCTCGCCCCGGATGCGTCCGGACGGCTCGTTCGCGAACATCTTCCCGATCGGCAAGGAGTCGGACAACGTCTACCGGATCTTCTACAGCGTCGCCGACCAGGTGATCGAAGACCAGCGCGCGAAGGTGCCGGAGGACGAGGTCATCGCGGTGATCCAGGAGTTCTACGGCTCGGACACCGAGGTCAAGGAGGTGCGCTGGGGCTCCCGGTTCAGCGACGCCTCACGCCTCGCGGAGCACTACCGCGTCGGACGAGCCTTCCTCGCGGGCGACGCCGCGCACGTCCACCTGCCGCTCGGCGGACAGGGACTCAACACCGGCGTGCAGGACGCGATGAACCTGGGCTGGAAACTCGCCGCCGAGATCGCCGGCCGGGCCCCCGAAGGACTGCTCGACACCTATCACGGCGAACGCCACCCGGTGGGCGCCGCCGTCCTCACGAACACCCGCGCCCAGGTCGCTCTCGGCCAGAAGGGCATCGAGCACGAGGCGCTGCGGGAGATCTTCGCCCAGCTGATCAAGCTGCCGGAGGCCAACCGCCTGCTCGGCGGCGCGATCTCCGGGCTCTCCATCCGCTACGACCTCGGGGGCGACGAACCCGTCGGCGCCCGGCTCGCCGACTTCACCCTGCCGGACGGCCGCTGGGCCAGCGAACTGTTCCACCAGGGGCACGGCGTTCTGCTGACCACGCGGACCGAACTCGTCGCCGAGGCGGCGCCGTGGACCGGCCGGGTGGACGCCGTGGAGGTACCGGAACTCCCCGGCCTCGCCGTCGAGGCGGTCCTCGTGCGCCCCGACGGCTACATCTGCTGGGCGCCCGGCACGCCGCTCACGGAAGCGCTCCACCGGTGGTTCGGCACGCCCCGGATGTGA
- a CDS encoding LLM class F420-dependent oxidoreductase, producing MSIRLGYHIPYFHHTETVTDLFPALVAQVRAAEDSGFDLVTTMDHFYQPPLIGPPDGPMLEAYTLLGALAAVTSRVQLSTMVTGIGYRNPALLAKMVTTLDVISQGRAVLGVGAGWHEQEHREYGYEFGTVAERFGRFEEALAVVVPMLRGARPRVEGRWFRAEGAINEPRLREDLPLLIGGGGEKKTFAFAARHADHLNIICTASELPQKMAAVRARCAEAGRDPATLETSFAMPLIIDEDGDRARKLLDEALLRSGVNVAELTESERAAATDRFFVGTPAEVTEQIQERVLCHGVGGLMANMLANAHDPDVIALAGRTLAPLVGLAPKAGTTT from the coding sequence GTGAGCATACGTCTCGGCTACCACATCCCGTACTTCCATCACACGGAGACGGTCACCGACCTCTTCCCGGCACTGGTCGCCCAGGTGCGGGCCGCGGAGGACTCCGGTTTCGACCTGGTCACCACGATGGACCACTTCTACCAGCCGCCACTGATCGGCCCGCCCGACGGCCCGATGCTGGAGGCGTACACCCTGCTCGGGGCGCTGGCAGCGGTCACCAGCCGGGTGCAGCTGTCGACCATGGTGACCGGCATCGGCTACCGCAACCCCGCCCTGCTGGCCAAGATGGTCACCACGCTCGACGTGATCAGCCAGGGGCGCGCGGTGCTCGGCGTCGGCGCCGGCTGGCACGAGCAGGAACACCGCGAGTACGGCTACGAGTTCGGTACCGTCGCCGAGCGTTTCGGCCGCTTCGAGGAGGCGCTCGCCGTCGTCGTCCCCATGCTGCGCGGGGCGCGGCCGCGGGTCGAGGGGCGCTGGTTCCGGGCCGAGGGCGCTATCAACGAGCCCCGGCTCCGGGAGGACCTGCCGCTGCTGATCGGAGGTGGGGGCGAGAAGAAGACGTTCGCGTTCGCCGCCCGGCACGCCGATCACCTCAACATCATCTGCACCGCGTCGGAGCTGCCGCAGAAGATGGCCGCGGTGCGGGCGCGGTGCGCCGAGGCCGGCCGGGATCCGGCGACGCTGGAGACCAGCTTCGCCATGCCGTTGATCATCGACGAGGACGGCGACCGGGCCCGCAAGCTGCTGGACGAGGCGCTGCTCAGGTCGGGTGTGAACGTGGCGGAGCTGACCGAATCCGAGCGGGCCGCGGCGACCGACCGGTTCTTCGTCGGCACCCCGGCCGAGGTCACCGAGCAGATCCAGGAGCGGGTGCTGTGCCACGGCGTCGGCGGGCTCATGGCCAACATGCTGGCCAACGCGCACGATCCGGACGTCATCGCGCTGGCCGGGCGCACGCTGGCCCCCCTGGTCGGGCTCGCGCCGAAGGCGGGGACGACGACATGA
- a CDS encoding cytochrome P450, with amino-acid sequence MNEIAADAAPEFPILRTCPFSVPETYRKLDEAGGRVHQVRMSDGRPAWLITKNEDARAVLSDARFSSEKLRPGFPELSPGGLKALTYFSPFLVNMDGPEHSQARRAVLGEFSVRKINAMKPRIQDIVDTAIDRMLEQSDRPVDFVAHLANPVPTLVLEAFLGVPADDLDTIERNTEKMLREARTEDEQRAAAEGLHAHLDSVIAAKEQNPADDFLSRQIERSRRERGGAADRFELASLVQLLQIAGHASSAAMISLSVLTLLANPEQLKQLTADPDGTPAAVEELLRFLSITDTGPLRMALEDVEIGGVRIRAGDGVIIPTLPANRDADAFPDPDRFDIGRTPDTRHVAFGYGAHQCLGQNLVRAELQIILDRLFHRVPDLRLAVDPSALPFKYFGQFFGPGELPVTW; translated from the coding sequence ATGAACGAGATCGCAGCCGACGCTGCTCCGGAATTTCCCATACTCCGCACCTGCCCGTTCAGCGTTCCGGAGACGTACCGGAAATTGGATGAGGCGGGCGGCCGGGTGCACCAGGTCCGTATGTCCGACGGGCGCCCCGCCTGGCTCATCACCAAGAACGAGGACGCCCGGGCGGTTCTTTCCGATGCCCGCTTCAGTTCCGAGAAACTTCGGCCAGGTTTTCCCGAACTGTCTCCGGGTGGACTCAAGGCGCTGACCTATTTCTCGCCGTTCCTCGTGAACATGGACGGCCCGGAGCACTCCCAGGCCCGCCGCGCGGTCCTCGGCGAGTTCTCCGTGCGCAAGATCAACGCGATGAAGCCGCGCATCCAGGACATCGTCGACACGGCGATCGACCGGATGCTGGAGCAGTCGGACCGGCCGGTCGACTTCGTCGCGCACCTCGCGAACCCCGTGCCCACGCTGGTGCTTGAGGCATTTCTGGGCGTTCCGGCGGACGACCTCGACACCATCGAGCGCAACACCGAGAAGATGCTGCGCGAGGCCCGGACGGAGGACGAGCAGCGGGCCGCCGCCGAGGGCCTGCACGCCCACCTCGACAGCGTCATCGCGGCCAAGGAGCAGAATCCGGCCGACGACTTCCTCAGCCGTCAGATCGAGCGGTCCCGCCGTGAGCGCGGCGGAGCCGCCGACCGGTTCGAACTCGCCAGCCTGGTGCAGTTGCTGCAGATCGCCGGACACGCTTCCAGCGCTGCGATGATCTCCCTGTCGGTGCTCACCCTGCTCGCCAACCCGGAGCAGCTGAAGCAGCTCACCGCCGACCCGGACGGGACGCCGGCCGCGGTCGAGGAGCTCCTGCGCTTTCTGTCGATCACCGACACCGGGCCGCTCAGGATGGCCCTTGAGGACGTGGAGATCGGCGGCGTCCGCATCCGCGCGGGTGACGGAGTCATCATCCCCACCCTGCCGGCGAACCGGGACGCCGACGCCTTTCCCGACCCGGACCGCTTCGACATCGGGCGCACCCCCGACACCCGGCACGTCGCGTTCGGCTACGGGGCGCACCAGTGCCTCGGCCAGAACCTCGTGCGCGCCGAGCTCCAGATCATCCTCGACCGGCTCTTCCATCGCGTCCCGGACCTGCGGCTCGCCGTGGACCCCAGCGCCCTGCCCTTCAAGTACTTCGGCCAGTTCTTCGGCCCCGGCGAACTTCCCGTCACCTGGTAG
- a CDS encoding TetR/AcrR family transcriptional regulator, whose product MRQKSNSVEVPLPPWEVRRKTEAPARAPLTAERIVDAALAVVDAEGSAAVTMRRIAGDLGVVASSLYAHVRNREELLLLVVERVMKEVGVPKVTGQWDKDLKAHYTKMQRVLSAHGDIALYNFAAFPPTAIGVAITERLLSVLLNVGVPAKTAAWALHRLTLYTTADVYEGWRLAHKNLDDWLDPVRDYFASLPADRFPSIADNVDVMLDTDSDGRFELGLDMLISGLATFVKG is encoded by the coding sequence ATGCGTCAGAAGTCGAACTCCGTCGAGGTGCCCCTCCCACCATGGGAGGTGCGCCGGAAAACCGAGGCTCCCGCGCGCGCTCCGCTCACCGCGGAGCGGATCGTCGACGCCGCGCTCGCGGTCGTCGACGCGGAGGGCAGCGCCGCGGTCACGATGCGCCGGATCGCGGGCGATCTGGGCGTGGTCGCCTCCAGCCTGTACGCGCACGTACGCAACCGTGAGGAGCTGCTGCTCCTGGTGGTCGAGCGCGTGATGAAGGAGGTCGGCGTCCCGAAGGTCACCGGGCAGTGGGACAAGGACCTCAAGGCGCACTACACGAAGATGCAGCGCGTGCTGTCGGCCCACGGCGACATCGCCCTCTACAACTTCGCCGCCTTCCCTCCCACCGCCATCGGCGTGGCCATCACCGAGCGGCTGCTGTCGGTCCTGCTGAACGTGGGCGTCCCCGCGAAGACCGCGGCCTGGGCCCTGCACCGGCTCACTCTCTACACGACGGCCGACGTCTACGAGGGCTGGCGTCTGGCGCACAAGAACCTGGACGACTGGCTCGATCCCGTCCGCGACTACTTCGCCTCCCTGCCCGCGGACCGGTTCCCGTCCATCGCCGACAACGTGGACGTCATGCTGGACACCGACAGTGACGGCAGGTTCGAGCTGGGTCTGGACATGCTGATCTCCGGGCTGGCGACTTTCGTCAAGGGCTGA